In Limibacter armeniacum, a single window of DNA contains:
- a CDS encoding RidA family protein: MSPIENLSKHGYQLPDVSTPGGSYVSVNIRENIAYIAIQFPILNGEYFYQGRLGENISTADGYKAMELCALNVLSQVNKKIGFDQIVGLNHIDAYYQSGEEWDDAPKIVNGASDLFVKVLEDKGEHSRAIFGVHKLPRNFSVGLTATLTLKK; encoded by the coding sequence ATGTCCCCTATTGAAAACCTATCAAAACACGGCTATCAACTTCCTGATGTTTCTACACCGGGCGGAAGTTATGTTTCTGTCAACATCAGAGAAAATATAGCCTATATCGCTATCCAATTTCCCATACTAAATGGCGAATATTTTTACCAAGGTCGGTTGGGAGAAAATATTTCAACAGCTGATGGCTATAAAGCAATGGAGCTATGTGCCTTGAATGTTTTGTCTCAGGTAAATAAGAAAATCGGCTTTGACCAAATCGTTGGGCTGAATCATATTGATGCTTACTACCAATCTGGAGAAGAATGGGATGATGCTCCCAAGATAGTCAATGGTGCTTCTGATTTGTTTGTGAAGGTTTTGGAAGACAAGGGAGAACATTCAAGGGCAATTTTTGGTGTTCACAAGCTGCCCAGAAATTTCAGTGTTGGGTTGACTGCCACATTGACGCTCAAAAAATAA
- the bla gene encoding BlaB/IND/MUS family subclass B1 metallo-beta-lactamase, which yields MKKTLFTFLLFFGALFFASAQSEKPLEITPLTGDFYVYTTYNTFNGVAFPSNSMYVVTSEGVVLIDTPWDKTQLQPLLDSIKNRHGKEVVLSVSTHYHDDRTAGVETLKKKGVRTYATEQTLELCKKEGNDLPEFTFSKDTVFTVGNHQFETYYAGEGHTPDNIVIWFGKEKILYGGCLIKSTESTGLGNTADANLQEWAHSIKNVIKKYPKRKYIIPGHQGWDNKSGLEHTLQLLEKNGY from the coding sequence ATGAAAAAAACACTCTTCACTTTTTTACTGTTTTTTGGCGCTCTTTTTTTTGCAAGCGCACAATCTGAAAAACCCCTGGAAATTACACCGCTTACTGGAGACTTTTATGTTTATACCACCTACAATACATTTAATGGAGTAGCATTCCCCTCCAACAGCATGTATGTAGTCACTTCAGAAGGAGTCGTACTGATTGATACACCGTGGGACAAAACACAACTTCAGCCATTGTTGGACAGTATCAAAAACCGACACGGAAAAGAAGTGGTACTTTCAGTTTCTACACACTACCATGACGACAGAACCGCAGGGGTAGAAACACTAAAGAAAAAAGGGGTACGCACCTACGCAACCGAGCAAACATTAGAGCTCTGTAAAAAGGAAGGGAATGACTTGCCTGAGTTTACATTTTCAAAAGACACAGTATTCACAGTCGGAAACCATCAGTTTGAAACTTACTACGCAGGCGAAGGACACACCCCAGACAATATTGTGATCTGGTTCGGAAAAGAAAAAATCCTATACGGTGGCTGCCTGATCAAAAGTACAGAAAGCACAGGACTAGGCAACACCGCCGATGCCAACCTTCAGGAATGGGCACACAGCATCAAGAATGTCATCAAGAAATATCCCAAGAGAAAATATATAATCCCCGGTCACCAAGGATGGGATAATAAATCAGGGCTTGAGCACACACTCCAGCTGCTTGAAAAAAATGGATACTAG
- a CDS encoding IS110 family RNA-guided transposase encodes MAVKYSLGIDMSKQNFKVCFLSKDLDGHCKVKGSKGFENSLAGFTRFKEWYEQRQREKLPCSFVLEATGNYHEQLAWFLFREGQTVHVVLANRAKNYLKSLGLKSKNDHIDAKGLAQMGADQQLSVWQPLSENLYVLRSMTRYHEDLCKVLVQFKNQSKQLTYSMYPLREVAEGLQVALEAIEKQLQEIEQQIGLLIEKDEALRKKVAYMTSVKGVGLMTAAVVVAETNGFSLVHNGKQLTSYAGYDVRENQSGQRRGTTSISKKGNSHIRRIIHMAALNVVRYKVGNFSNLQQRVYERSGYKMKGYVAVQSKLLRLLYTLWKTEQCFEPRRSEKNTKGLINETKSQERDMNRS; translated from the coding sequence ATGGCGGTTAAGTATTCCCTCGGTATCGACATGTCCAAACAAAACTTCAAGGTATGTTTCCTATCCAAGGATCTTGATGGACATTGCAAGGTGAAAGGCAGCAAAGGATTTGAAAACTCTTTGGCAGGCTTTACCAGATTCAAGGAGTGGTATGAGCAGCGGCAAAGGGAAAAGTTACCTTGCAGTTTTGTACTGGAGGCAACCGGCAACTACCATGAGCAGCTGGCTTGGTTTCTTTTTAGAGAAGGGCAGACTGTTCATGTAGTATTGGCCAACCGGGCGAAAAACTACCTGAAGAGTTTGGGGTTGAAGAGTAAAAATGATCACATCGATGCAAAGGGATTAGCCCAAATGGGGGCAGATCAGCAACTATCGGTTTGGCAGCCATTGTCTGAAAACCTGTATGTGCTTCGAAGCATGACCCGTTACCATGAGGACCTGTGCAAAGTACTGGTACAATTCAAGAACCAGTCCAAGCAACTGACATACAGCATGTACCCACTCCGAGAAGTTGCTGAGGGGCTTCAAGTTGCATTGGAGGCAATAGAAAAACAGCTTCAGGAAATAGAGCAACAGATCGGGTTATTGATTGAAAAAGATGAGGCTTTGCGTAAAAAAGTAGCATACATGACTTCTGTCAAGGGAGTCGGTCTGATGACAGCTGCTGTAGTAGTGGCTGAGACCAATGGGTTTTCACTGGTTCATAACGGAAAGCAACTCACTAGTTATGCCGGCTATGATGTACGGGAAAACCAGTCAGGTCAGCGGCGGGGTACTACTAGTATCTCCAAGAAAGGGAACAGTCATATACGCCGGATCATACACATGGCCGCTTTGAATGTAGTGCGCTATAAAGTGGGAAATTTCAGCAACCTTCAGCAACGGGTCTATGAGCGCTCGGGCTATAAAATGAAAGGCTATGTGGCTGTACAGTCCAAGCTTTTGAGATTACTCTATACTTTATGGAAAACAGAGCAATGTTTTGAACCTAGGCGGTCAGAAAAGAATACAAAAGGTCTAATCAATGAAACTAAAAGTCAGGAAAGAGATATGAATCGCTCTTAA
- a CDS encoding molybdenum cofactor biosynthesis protein MoaE — MMIAIKEQINIEEAIQSVYADNAGGVDVFIGKVRDQTKGKQVLELVFEAYEPMAISEMKKIAELAKQKFEISHISIVHTVGVKKVGDTAVVIAVSAPHRKAAFAACEFAIDTLKETVPIWKREVFEDGDVWVAAHP, encoded by the coding sequence ATGATGATAGCAATTAAGGAACAGATCAATATAGAAGAAGCGATACAGAGTGTATATGCCGATAATGCAGGAGGGGTAGATGTTTTTATCGGGAAAGTCCGTGACCAGACAAAAGGCAAGCAGGTGCTGGAGTTGGTTTTTGAAGCGTATGAACCGATGGCCATTTCTGAGATGAAAAAGATTGCTGAGCTAGCCAAGCAAAAATTTGAGATTAGCCATATAAGTATTGTCCATACGGTTGGTGTGAAAAAAGTTGGAGATACAGCTGTTGTTATTGCAGTGTCAGCTCCGCATCGTAAGGCAGCCTTTGCTGCCTGTGAATTTGCTATTGATACTTTAAAAGAGACCGTTCCAATCTGGAAAAGAGAGGTGTTTGAGGATGGGGATGTGTGGGTAGCTGCCCACCCGTAA
- a CDS encoding GNAT family N-acetyltransferase → MKIRHATASDYNQVWDIFSAVIQTGDTYVFYPDTPKSELAKHWFADYMTTFVAEEDGQVLGTYIIKPNQIDLGNHIANCSYMVSPKAQGKGIGKLLCEHSIQFAKESGYKGIQFNIVVSSNKKAVELWKRYGFQIIGTTPNGFRHATLGFVDTYIMFKEL, encoded by the coding sequence ATGAAAATAAGACATGCTACAGCATCAGACTACAATCAGGTTTGGGATATTTTTTCAGCAGTAATTCAGACTGGCGACACTTATGTTTTTTATCCTGACACACCGAAATCAGAACTGGCAAAACATTGGTTTGCTGATTATATGACAACATTTGTCGCGGAAGAAGATGGTCAGGTATTAGGCACCTATATTATAAAACCTAATCAGATTGATTTGGGCAACCATATTGCTAATTGCAGCTATATGGTAAGTCCTAAGGCACAGGGAAAGGGAATAGGAAAATTGCTCTGTGAACATTCCATCCAGTTTGCCAAAGAAAGTGGCTACAAGGGAATCCAGTTCAATATTGTGGTTAGCTCCAATAAAAAAGCGGTTGAATTATGGAAAAGGTATGGCTTTCAAATCATTGGAACTACACCAAATGGGTTTAGGCATGCAACATTGGGATTTGTAGACACCTACATCATGTTTAAGGAATTATAA
- a CDS encoding PH domain-containing protein, whose amino-acid sequence MFKKLASDVMGLSDIGTIVPPEQYGSVDSDDYVLHEDGEKIFFLIRSKSDEYCFTNQALIHLDGNSAMDKRRMLKRYTYKDNHISHVRLETAGNIDRDVEIKFELGNNSYSIDVDKNQIEKLKDLYKALIKIGSIQDENNRLLSLANESILTTSETLRGSSRSNASHEEFTAINEYSFNWRKEAFDKYLRSDFGDVFLLFINN is encoded by the coding sequence ATGTTTAAAAAACTCGCTTCCGATGTAATGGGACTCAGTGACATTGGTACTATCGTACCACCTGAACAGTACGGTTCAGTAGACTCTGATGACTATGTATTGCATGAGGATGGAGAAAAGATTTTTTTCCTGATTAGATCAAAATCTGATGAATACTGCTTTACAAACCAGGCACTGATTCACTTGGATGGTAACTCAGCAATGGACAAAAGACGTATGCTGAAGCGTTACACATACAAGGACAATCATATTAGCCATGTAAGACTGGAAACAGCTGGTAATATTGACCGTGATGTAGAGATCAAGTTTGAACTTGGTAACAACTCTTACAGCATTGATGTTGATAAAAACCAAATTGAAAAGCTGAAAGACCTGTACAAAGCCCTGATTAAAATTGGCTCTATTCAGGACGAAAACAACAGGTTGTTGTCCCTTGCTAATGAGAGCATCCTAACTACTTCTGAAACATTGAGAGGTAGCTCAAGATCAAATGCTTCTCATGAGGAATTTACAGCAATCAATGAGTATAGTTTCAACTGGAGAAAAGAAGCTTTTGACAAATATCTAAGAAGTGATTTCGGAGATGTTTTTCTTCTTTTTATCAACAACTAA
- the moaD gene encoding molybdopterin converting factor subunit 1: MNIQLLLFGIAREIVGEQQLEVSVSEEGVTVGKLKEDLYQKYPELEALTSLALAVNQSYAEDDQLIKDRDEVALIPPVSGG, translated from the coding sequence ATGAATATTCAATTATTACTGTTTGGGATTGCCCGTGAAATTGTAGGGGAACAGCAGTTGGAAGTCAGTGTTTCTGAGGAGGGAGTCACGGTTGGAAAACTTAAAGAGGATCTTTACCAAAAATATCCTGAACTGGAAGCGTTGACCTCTTTGGCATTGGCCGTAAATCAGTCTTATGCAGAGGATGACCAGCTTATTAAAGACAGAGATGAGGTGGCTTTGATTCCTCCGGTAAGTGGAGGGTGA
- a CDS encoding MBL fold metallo-hydrolase, which yields MVVLNSRSFKLLLKNIYRIFNAQIKSSVNEDISILVKLDNHPWNYLCECGDASDLTIKEIQDCNAIFISHTHIDHFVNFDAVIRHQIGIERRVVICGPENISKHVQARLKSYTWNLIQKGSIIYEIREVVSENKIVVYEIEPPFWELIKIGEQDNNILFEEKSFTVSSVILDHKTPTLAYKFKENETLKIDIQKSGFKGGKWVKGLKDAFINKDNNAVISIDEKDYQAHELYHLLHIQEGDSVGVIMDHAANHENHSKIKDHFWKCRQVFIESFYKEADQELAALNFHSFSTQSGKIMSETEVDEPIPVHFSRKYKEHDLKELMQEFESEAYKNKNPN from the coding sequence GTGGTAGTTTTAAATTCAAGGAGCTTTAAATTACTCCTAAAAAATATATATAGAATATTTAATGCACAGATTAAGAGCAGTGTAAATGAGGATATCTCAATTTTGGTAAAGCTGGACAATCACCCTTGGAATTATTTGTGTGAATGTGGAGATGCCAGTGATCTTACCATCAAAGAGATTCAAGATTGCAATGCCATCTTTATTAGCCATACCCATATTGACCATTTTGTAAATTTTGATGCTGTCATCCGTCACCAGATAGGCATAGAAAGAAGGGTTGTTATTTGTGGTCCTGAAAATATTTCAAAGCATGTACAAGCAAGGCTTAAAAGCTATACATGGAACTTGATCCAGAAGGGTTCTATAATTTATGAGATAAGGGAGGTAGTCAGTGAAAATAAAATTGTGGTTTACGAGATTGAACCTCCTTTTTGGGAATTAATCAAAATCGGTGAGCAGGATAATAACATCCTCTTTGAGGAGAAGTCATTTACAGTTTCTTCAGTAATACTTGATCATAAGACACCAACTTTGGCATACAAGTTTAAAGAGAATGAAACCTTAAAAATTGATATTCAAAAAAGTGGATTCAAAGGTGGAAAATGGGTCAAAGGGCTTAAAGATGCCTTTATCAATAAAGATAATAACGCTGTCATCTCAATTGACGAAAAAGATTATCAAGCACATGAACTCTATCATTTACTCCATATTCAAGAAGGCGATTCGGTTGGTGTAATAATGGATCATGCGGCAAATCATGAGAATCACTCAAAGATTAAAGACCACTTTTGGAAATGCAGGCAAGTATTTATTGAGAGCTTCTACAAAGAAGCTGATCAAGAACTCGCGGCATTAAACTTTCACAGTTTCTCTACGCAATCAGGAAAGATCATGTCGGAAACTGAAGTTGATGAGCCAATCCCTGTACACTTTTCCCGAAAATATAAAGAGCATGATCTAAAAGAGTTGATGCAAGAGTTTGAAAGTGAAGCTTATAAAAACAAAAACCCTAACTAG
- a CDS encoding Nramp family divalent metal transporter has product MFDIFKNIDKKGYRPKPGKLDIFRFIGPGLLITVGFIDPGNWASNLAAGADFGYALLWVVTLSTITLILMQHNVAQLGITTGYCLSEAAVIYMKPLYSKVLLISAMMASVSTSLAEILGGAIALELLFGVPIKIGALLVTIFVVIMLFTNSYRLIERWIISFVSVIGLSFLYELSLVEIDWNTAAWSWVQPTFPKGSMIIVMSVLGAVVMPHNLFLHSEIIQSRKWNLKDETELKKQFKYELADTILSMTIGWAINSAMIILAAATFFKNHNSVSELEQAENLLEPLLGPHAAIAFGVALLFSGISSTVTSGMAAGSIFAGMYKEPYDIKDNHSKLGVLISLVLALIIIFLIRDPFQGLIISQMILSIQLPLTIFSQVYLTSSEKVMGSYKNSPLLKGVLYFLGVIISVLNIVLFISFFFDV; this is encoded by the coding sequence ATGTTTGATATTTTTAAAAACATAGATAAAAAAGGCTACAGGCCAAAACCGGGGAAACTAGATATTTTCAGGTTTATAGGGCCAGGGCTTTTAATAACAGTCGGATTTATTGATCCCGGTAATTGGGCATCAAACCTGGCGGCAGGAGCGGATTTTGGTTATGCACTTTTATGGGTTGTGACGCTTTCCACAATCACGCTGATACTGATGCAGCATAACGTAGCACAGTTGGGAATTACAACAGGCTATTGTTTGTCTGAAGCGGCTGTGATTTATATGAAGCCGCTCTACTCAAAAGTTTTACTGATTTCAGCCATGATGGCTTCCGTGTCGACTTCATTGGCAGAAATCCTGGGAGGGGCAATAGCACTTGAACTTTTGTTTGGAGTACCTATCAAAATAGGAGCACTGTTGGTGACCATTTTTGTGGTGATTATGCTTTTTACCAATTCTTATCGCCTGATAGAGCGTTGGATTATCTCCTTTGTTTCTGTAATAGGATTGTCTTTTCTCTACGAACTCTCACTGGTGGAGATCGATTGGAATACGGCGGCATGGAGTTGGGTACAGCCTACTTTTCCGAAAGGCTCTATGATTATTGTAATGAGTGTATTGGGTGCCGTTGTAATGCCGCATAACCTTTTTTTGCATTCGGAAATTATTCAAAGCAGAAAGTGGAACCTGAAAGATGAGACAGAACTTAAGAAACAATTTAAGTATGAGCTAGCCGATACGATACTGTCCATGACAATTGGGTGGGCAATCAACAGTGCGATGATTATTCTGGCGGCAGCAACATTTTTCAAGAATCACAATTCTGTTTCAGAACTGGAGCAGGCTGAAAACCTTTTGGAGCCTTTGCTTGGGCCACATGCTGCTATCGCATTTGGTGTAGCGTTGTTATTTTCGGGTATTTCTTCTACTGTAACTTCTGGAATGGCAGCAGGAAGTATTTTTGCCGGAATGTACAAGGAGCCTTACGATATCAAAGATAACCACTCAAAATTGGGAGTGTTGATTTCATTGGTGCTGGCATTGATAATTATCTTTTTGATCAGGGATCCTTTTCAAGGGCTGATTATTTCGCAAATGATACTGAGTATTCAGTTACCGCTTACCATCTTTTCACAAGTTTACCTGACATCATCCGAAAAAGTGATGGGCAGCTACAAGAATTCACCACTATTGAAAGGTGTCCTTTATTTTCTGGGGGTAATCATATCCGTCCTGAATATAGTGTTGTTTATCAGTTTCTTCTTTGATGTATAG
- a CDS encoding IS110 family RNA-guided transposase yields the protein MAVKYSLGIDMSKQNFKVCFLSKDLDGHCKVKGSKGFENSLAGFTRFKEWYEQRQREKLPCSFVLEATGNYHEQLAWFLFREGQTVHVVLANRAKNYLKSLGLKSKNDHIDAKGLAQMGADQQLSVWQPLSENLYVLRSMTRYHEDLCKVLVQFKNQSKQLTYSMYPLREVAEGLQVALEAIEKQLQEIEQQIGLLIEKDEALRKKVAYMTSVKGVGLMTAAVVVAETNGFSLVHNGKQLTSYAGYDVRENQSGQRRGTTSISKKGNSHIRRIMHMAALNVVRYKVGNFSNLQQRVYERSGYKMKGYVAVQSKLLRLLYTLWKTEQCFEPRRSEKNTKGLINETKSQERDMNRS from the coding sequence ATGGCGGTTAAGTATTCCCTCGGTATCGACATGTCCAAACAAAACTTCAAGGTATGTTTCCTATCCAAGGATCTTGATGGACATTGCAAGGTGAAAGGCAGCAAAGGATTTGAAAACTCTTTGGCAGGCTTTACCAGATTCAAGGAGTGGTATGAGCAGCGGCAAAGGGAAAAGTTACCTTGCAGTTTTGTACTGGAGGCAACCGGCAACTACCATGAGCAGCTGGCTTGGTTTCTTTTTAGAGAAGGGCAGACTGTTCATGTAGTATTGGCCAACCGGGCGAAAAACTACCTGAAGAGTTTGGGGTTGAAGAGTAAAAATGATCACATCGATGCAAAGGGATTAGCCCAAATGGGGGCAGATCAGCAACTATCGGTTTGGCAGCCATTGTCTGAAAACCTGTATGTGCTTCGAAGCATGACCCGTTACCATGAGGACCTGTGCAAAGTACTGGTACAATTCAAGAACCAGTCCAAGCAACTGACATACAGCATGTACCCACTCCGAGAAGTTGCTGAGGGGCTTCAAGTTGCATTGGAGGCAATAGAAAAACAGCTTCAGGAAATAGAGCAACAGATCGGGTTATTGATTGAAAAAGATGAGGCTTTGCGTAAAAAAGTAGCATACATGACTTCAGTCAAGGGAGTCGGTCTGATGACAGCTGCTGTAGTAGTGGCTGAGACCAATGGGTTTTCACTGGTTCATAACGGAAAGCAACTCACTAGTTATGCCGGCTATGATGTACGGGAAAACCAGTCAGGTCAGCGGCGGGGTACTACTAGTATCTCCAAGAAAGGGAACAGTCATATACGCCGGATCATGCACATGGCCGCTTTGAATGTAGTGCGCTATAAAGTGGGAAATTTCAGCAACCTTCAGCAACGGGTCTATGAGCGCTCGGGCTATAAAATGAAAGGCTATGTGGCTGTACAGTCCAAGCTTTTGAGATTACTCTATACTTTATGGAAAACAGAGCAATGTTTTGAACCTAGGCGGTCAGAAAAGAATACAAAAGGTCTAATCAATGAAACTAAAAGTCAGGAAAGAGATATGAATCGCTCTTAA
- a CDS encoding ThuA domain-containing protein produces the protein MNKLKQYAWLLLLTFACLSCSSMERQKNTPSKLKALIIDGSNNHYVWPKTSFMMKSYLEQTGLFEVEISRYDSVWLGVKYNPNRPEAYESFIKEYPVNLSLQNISTNPLHTSDFSVDFSQYDVIISNLGAQTPEWPKETREKFEQYMLNGGGLIVVHAANNAWGDWKAFNKMIGLGAWGGRDSTTGPYAFYDDAGNLHTDHVEGICGSHGMEQEFVVTARAPEHPIMKGLPTEWLHAKDEMYDRMRGPFENATVLATAYSDVEKNKQPWEPTLSGSGKHVPMLMAINYGKGRVFHSTLGHFDYSMECIGFITTLQRGAEWAATGDVTQKIPADFPTKDKSSSRSFSVNAL, from the coding sequence ATGAACAAACTAAAGCAATACGCTTGGCTACTGCTACTTACTTTTGCTTGCCTATCCTGCTCTTCTATGGAAAGACAAAAAAATACACCGTCAAAACTGAAAGCACTGATTATTGACGGCTCCAACAATCATTATGTCTGGCCTAAAACCAGCTTTATGATGAAAAGTTATCTTGAGCAGACAGGACTTTTTGAGGTTGAAATCAGCAGGTATGATTCCGTTTGGCTTGGTGTTAAGTACAACCCTAACCGTCCGGAGGCTTATGAAAGTTTTATCAAGGAGTATCCCGTCAACTTATCTCTGCAAAATATTTCCACCAATCCGCTGCACACGTCTGATTTTTCTGTCGACTTCAGTCAGTACGATGTGATTATTTCCAATCTGGGTGCTCAAACGCCTGAGTGGCCCAAAGAAACCAGAGAAAAATTTGAGCAATATATGCTGAATGGCGGTGGGCTTATTGTGGTACATGCAGCCAACAATGCTTGGGGAGACTGGAAAGCTTTCAACAAAATGATTGGACTGGGTGCATGGGGCGGACGTGACAGCACTACTGGCCCGTATGCTTTTTATGATGATGCCGGAAATCTTCATACTGATCATGTGGAAGGAATCTGCGGTTCACACGGAATGGAACAGGAATTTGTGGTTACAGCAAGGGCTCCCGAGCACCCAATCATGAAAGGATTGCCGACAGAATGGCTGCACGCAAAGGATGAAATGTATGACAGAATGAGGGGGCCTTTTGAAAATGCTACTGTTTTGGCTACTGCCTATTCGGATGTGGAGAAAAACAAACAACCTTGGGAGCCTACATTGTCCGGTTCGGGAAAACATGTTCCAATGCTGATGGCCATCAATTATGGAAAGGGTCGTGTATTTCATTCTACCCTTGGGCATTTTGATTACTCTATGGAATGCATCGGTTTTATCACCACTTTGCAGCGAGGTGCGGAATGGGCTGCTACTGGAGATGTGACCCAAAAAATTCCAGCTGATTTCCCAACCAAAGACAAATCCAGTTCGAGAAGTTTTTCGGTAAATGCGCTGTAA
- a CDS encoding helix-turn-helix domain-containing protein, with translation MKHLTIQQRKQIASGISKNKSDAAIAREIGVHRSTVGREIKRCGGREFYKAMLAEKMAIHNQFFATEMFRCPEGKGSQFGKTWGVLDVFVHTGDASYDFTRLNLFLGSTDKNYNNLKENYFSFSYYRKQRFILFHPIRVSRDHSDSTSYSYQSVTFTVTPSNQILTENIMVATSSQHNANGDTEIFHKRIDMPIVAFCGKVRKVNLKNCYKRLVA, from the coding sequence ATGAAGCACCTTACCATTCAACAGCGAAAACAAATTGCATCAGGCATCAGTAAAAATAAATCTGATGCGGCCATTGCACGCGAAATAGGTGTACACCGTAGTACAGTAGGGCGTGAAATAAAAAGATGTGGCGGAAGGGAATTCTATAAGGCAATGCTGGCTGAAAAAATGGCTATACATAACCAGTTTTTTGCAACAGAGATGTTTCGTTGCCCTGAAGGTAAAGGAAGTCAATTTGGAAAGACTTGGGGCGTTTTAGATGTTTTTGTACACACAGGTGACGCATCGTATGACTTTACAAGACTAAACCTGTTTTTAGGAAGTACCGACAAAAACTATAACAACCTGAAGGAAAACTATTTTTCGTTTTCCTATTACAGGAAACAACGGTTTATTCTTTTTCACCCAATCCGTGTATCACGAGACCATAGTGATAGTACATCATACAGCTATCAATCAGTAACTTTTACAGTCACACCTTCAAACCAGATACTGACAGAGAATATTATGGTCGCTACCAGTAGTCAGCACAATGCTAATGGGGATACAGAAATATTCCACAAGCGAATTGATATGCCTATAGTAGCCTTTTGTGGAAAAGTCCGTAAGGTAAACCTGAAAAATTGCTATAAAAGGTTGGTAGCATGA